GTCACATGTTTGCTCACAAATTAtaagaatttaaataaaattggGCATTTAGAATCGGAAGACGTTTTTAAACTGTTCAATCTCTCCTTTAAAGCTTTAAATATCGTAGATTCATCTCCCCATAATCACATCGACGATAGAACACCAAATTCAGAAACTATCcaagaatttttaaattcaaatcAATTCGAACAAAACAAATTTTTTTCAAGCCTATTCACGTTATTTTTTTCCGCGGATTTAGAAGAAACGGATTTCCTGTGGGCCCATCTGTCACTATTCAAGTTTCTATCACTCTTCTCACCAGATATACACAAGAATTACAAAGATGATATTCGTACTGGCATTACTAGTTCTCTTGCAAACCTATATGGTAGTCTCACTTTTCACGGTGTTTCGACGAGTCTCATTGCCACTCTTATCAACTTCCAAATAGAACAAGCTTATGTGTCAGAATTTCATTTGAGAGTCTCCCCTGAAGTagaacattttttaaagtatGCTAATAAACCGGATTTTGATTTATCTAGGGAGTTCAATAAACTCAAAATCTCAAATCACACAGACCCTAAATCCTTGGCAACTTGGTTGGTTCTGTGCCTTAAGTATGGACTGGAGTCTGTGAAACTAGATGATTCCGATTCAATAGCAGATTTCTCCAGAAGTGTTTCACTGCTTCTGAGGAGCACGCACTCCTTGCAACCGAGTTCATTTTTCGTAAACGTTTATGCAGCAAGTCTGTGGAACTGTAGGGTCTTTTATCCCTCAATCTCAGAAGTGGGAGTATTCTGCAGTTTCCCGAACCACCAGCACGTGTGTATCATAGATAACTTCCCAGAATGGGATTTCTTCCACGATTTAAACTCGTGTAAAATCGATTTTTTCAAGTTGTTGTACGcatttaacaattattcaCAGAATACAGTGGAGTTGGAAGAGAATGAATTGGATCCAGAGGAACTTACAATTAATGATTTGAATGATGAGGCGGACTCAGAAGTAGCGGATTTGCAAGGAAATAAAGAATCTGTAAATGAAATGGATGATTCAGCAAATCAGAATAACGATGAAGTTAAGGAACCAGaacataatattatagaTGTGAAAAACTCATATGATATAATGAAGTTATACTTTTCCATGATAATAGGACCGTACCTGAcaagtaaaataatgagaaCATATACATATTTGGAAGGAGAAGACTCGCAGGAGATTGAAAAATGCCTAATATGTTGGCTTACAGTGTTTAACCTACACGGAAGATATAAGAATTTGGGTAACCTTAATTGTGCAAACGCAATGGTGAAACTGCTTACATTAAAACCGTATGAATTTACAGAATACATAGATTCATTCCAAGATAACTTAGCTGAAGCAATTTGTGATTCCTACTATGAGATCAACAATATGTCTTTTTTCTATTCAGACCAGTTCAAGCTCTATGAATTGTACGAAGACGAATTTTATACACGAGAATTCTATAAAAGTAGTTTATTGGACCTTTTCCTACAACTACTGATACTGTGTCTTGAGAAAATGCTGATAAAGGACGAGGAGTTCTGTCAAACAGTAAAGTTGGTATATTACAAAGTGGCAAAAATATTCCCAATGCAAGTGTCTGAAATGTGGAATAACTGCAAAAACACATACGTGAAGAAGAATATAAAGAAATTCACAAAACATGAAGTTACACAAAAACTGGTTAAAGATGAGCTTGATACTATCAAGATGCTAGCAAGTGATCTTACAGTGTTCTACGATACAATTAAAAGGGAAGTCACAGCAAAATTGCTCACGAAAAATGAAATCACGGCAAAGATAACAATAAAGGTGCCATCAGCATTCCCATTGGAACCCCTAACCTTTGTTTCACAGGAGAAAAAGAATCATAAGTGGATAATGTACTCACACTCAGAAGCAAACAGAAGTGGAATAACACAAGGACTGCTTCTGTGGTATAACAACGTGATTAAATACTATCAAGGAATAGACGAATGCCCAATCTGTTACTCAATAGTACACGCACAGTTCCAGTCAATACCGACAAAATCATGTAAAGTATGTAAATACAAGTTCCATAAAGAGTGTTTGTTCAAGTaagatttaaataaatagttaTCTAAAATATAACTTAAAAGtaacaattttttagatGGTTCAGAAATGCAGCCAAGGCCAAGTGCCCATTGTGCCAGTCGCAAGTCTCGTTCTTGTGAAAATAGTCgcaaataataattttaaaataaaataattttaactattgCATATTTACGCGCATACGTATATCGCCCGAGATCACATTTGATCCATAACTAATGATGGGGAGCGTTcagtatataaaaatggatAACTTTACTAAATTTCATACAAGAAGGCCATACTTCAACGTTAACACAATTCTAGACTTTGCTCCTTTAACGGAGCCCCAAAAGGTCCACTTAACAAAGGTTTACACGACACTGGCCTTTTCAGCTCTCGTAACTTTTCTGTCTGTCGTGATAAACGGACCATGGACCATACTTCACCCGTTATTTGGAGTATTCTTAGTCTTGGGAAGCATATTCTACATCATCTTCACGAAAACAAGCAGAAATGTAAGGTGCAAtcttgaaaataaatttttttaggATTCTAATTATAAAAGGCTCGTCGCACTGTTCCTTTTCTCTCTAGGACTAGGAATCACTTATAGAAACTACATACTCCAGGCTTTCGTCTTCAAACCAGGTAAATATCATCCACGATTACCGTTTTTAGAAATCGTCACGACCGCACTCATGGGATCAATTGGAATTTTTGGTTCATTCTCTCTGGCATCACTCTTCATGAAAACTAGGATGGCAATGTACTTAGGAGCACTGATTTTCTCACTCTCCAACTACATCGTGATGGTCAACTTTGCGAACTACTTCTTCAGATCAAGATTCGTTAACAACGTTACGCTCATCCTAGGACTGTTTCTGTTCGTAGGGTAAGTAAAAATCATCGtaatagttatatactaaataaaCATGATTAATGAATTAATAGGTACATTGCCTTTGATACACAAATGGTACTAAGGGAAGTGAAGAATGGAAACGAAGACTACATATACCATGCAATGATGCTTTACTATGACCTCTTTGCACTCTTCCTGGAACTACTCATATACTTAATGGAAAAAGAAAAAAGTAAATCAAAAAAAGAGAAAAAATGAACGAAAATACGGATCTTAACAGACTGGCAACTTTTTACAGTTTTTGAAACCTTATTATCTAATATGTCCTTAAAGGATATAGAAGATCAAGTCCATTAACCTTCATTGGCATATTTAAAGGATAAATTACTTCTTTTTAATCAAAAATAGGTCCCAGGATGTAGGGTCAGTCTGACGGGTGGTCGAAGATTGAAAATTcagaataaaaataaactaaatattatttctaattcaattttatatttatatatcctaaatagaatattatttaataatatatgataatatagaataataatttattaaaaaatgtaagaTAGAAGTTAAAATCTGAATTTATCTGGAATAACAACATAGGAAGAAACTGATCAAAAAAcaaagtaaatttattgaaattaataaaaatactatgaaaatatataaaaatttaaaatgtataaatttgttgagatcattttattattggGGAAtcatacacattaaataaatttattcttttgTTGTACAATAAAACCGATCACATAATGATTGAACCCTTTCTTCTTAAGGATAGAAATGAAATTTTATGAATTATCAATTACATTAACAGAAATATTACGTCCGATACAAATTTGTAATCAGATTCCATTGAGAAAAGCACCAAAAGCTAAACCGAAACCGAAACCGAAACAACAAGAAACTGTTGGAGTAACAAGATATTATCCATATATTCCACCAAATCTAATAGTAGATACAGTAAACTCATTAAAAGATAAAGAAAGCCTATCAGAGATTCTAGATCTCATTTTTAGCCCATTTTCACCGGCAGATACACTAGAAGATCGCAAATTATATCAaaaaacatataatatatatcaATTATATAAGAAGAAACTCATAGAAAAGTATAAAGAAAGGGAATCATACATAAAATCACAAATGTTCGATGCAATAGAAAATTTACCGGAAAATTTATACGACGAAGCAGTTCAATCAGAAACAGAGCCGATCCCAGAGGAATTAACATTGCAAAAGGCATATAGAGAACAACTAATCAATAAACACTTGTCAGATTACGAAATAGAAAAACTTGACGCATTTCGAATGTTAATGTATCTAAGATTTCCACACACCGAGACTAAGCTGAAGAACCCAGGACTATTTTGGCTTGAAGAAAAGAAAATGATATCTAGACAGAAGCAAGCATCATTGTTATCAAGAAAATCTAAATCCAAACAATAAACATATGTTTGTACTActgttatttatatacacgTCAACAGCATTTATAGTAAACAATATAAAGCATATACCAAGAATTATGAGTAACAACATGGCAAATAAGAGCATTTCAGTGGGAATTGAAAGGACGATTTCTGATTACCTACCTAACGTAAAATCAAAAAGAGTTAACGGACTAGTTAAATTCCTTTTGGAGGACTTTCATGTCCATGAAATTGATCTGGAAGGTAAAATATTGAACCTGGGCCGGTTTTTTGAGATCTCAGAAATTGAACGAGCCTTCGAAAGGAAAAAAAGAACTGAAACAGGACAACAATTTCTCTCATCTTATAAGGAAAATCCAGTGGTAAATTATCCAGAAGACTTGTTTCAGGATCAAGACAAGGTGAGATTTAATGCTTTCCTAAGATCGCTGAGTAATAAATTGCATTTTGACCCGAAGAATAATGAGCCTGATTTTGCAGTATTATGTTGCAAAAACGGAGAAGATAAGCAGATTAGAAAAAGAGTCCATCAGTGGATAAGAACTGAGCTGCCTTTTTTGGATTCAAAAACAATAGATTTGAAGGATTGTAAAGATGATCAGAAGATGAGTGAATACCTAGAATCCTATCCTGACCTTTCTAAATTACCTCACCACTACAACCCAATTATCGTTGTCCCTGCCAAGCTGTGCAAAAGGTTTTTATCCACCAAAGTTAAAGAAAATTGCTTGGAAACGGGTTCAGAACCTGAAAACCACCTTACACTCGATGAAATAGTTAAAAGCGTAGATAAAACTgattatgaaaaatataaacCTAAGTCATATGCTAGATACTTGCATTTTAACATgcttaaaataaatagaGACACCTCAGAAGTTATAAATATGATATGCAAGTCAGCGAAAAGATCAAGCTTTGATGTTTTCTCAGCAGGAAACAAGGATAAAAGGGGAATAACAGTACAAAGGCTGTGCATAAGAAGATGCAGAATAGTAGACCTGTTCGAAGCAATGACAAAAAGGTGGTTCGATGATGTGTATGTTAGCGATTTGTTctataaaaattcaaaaatcAGCTTGGGAGATTTGACAGGAAACCATTTCAAAATAGTCATCAGAGGTATAGAAGACCACTCAAATATACACAAATGTATGGAAAGACTGAAAAACTATGGATTTATAAACTATTTTGGACTTCAAAGGTTTGGAACCAAAATGGTGGGAACCCATATAGTTGGAGCAGCACTAATACACCAAAAATACGATCTTGCAATCAGACTGATCCTAGGAGATATAGAAAAAGCTAAACAGTACAAAGTgttcaataaatt
Above is a window of Theileria parva strain Muguga chromosome 2, complete sequence, whole genome shotgun sequence DNA encoding:
- the TMBIM6 gene encoding Inhibitor of apoptosis-promoting Bax1 family protein, with the translated sequence MDNFTKFHTRRPYFNVNTILDFAPLTEPQKVHLTKVYTTLAFSALVTFLSVVINGPWTILHPLFGVFLVLGSIFYIIFTKTSRNDSNYKRLVALFLFSLGLGITYRNYILQAFVFKPEIVTTALMGSIGIFGSFSLASLFMKTRMAMYLGALIFSLSNYIVMVNFANYFFRSRFVNNVTLILGLFLFVGYIAFDTQMVLREVKNGNEDYIYHAMMLYYDLFALFLELLIYLMEKEKSKSKKEKK
- a CDS encoding tRNA pseudouridine synthase D (TruD) family protein, with protein sequence MFVLLLFIYTSTAFIVNNIKHIPRIMSNNMANKSISVGIERTISDYLPNVKSKRVNGLVKFLLEDFHVHEIDLEGKILNLGRFFEISEIERAFERKKRTETGQQFLSSYKENPVVNYPEDLFQDQDKVRFNAFLRSLSNKLHFDPKNNEPDFAVLCCKNGEDKQIRKRVHQWIRTELPFLDSKTIDLKDCKDDQKMSEYLESYPDLSKLPHHYNPIIVVPAKLCKRFLSTKVKENCLETGSEPENHLTLDEIVKSVDKTDYEKYKPKSYARYLHFNMLKINRDTSEVINMICKSAKRSSFDVFSAGNKDKRGITVQRLCIRRCRIVDLFEAMTKRWFDDVYVSDLFYKNSKISLGDLTGNHFKIVIRGIEDHSNIHKCMERLKNYGFINYFGLQRFGTKMVGTHIVGAALIHQKYDLAIRLILGDIEKAKQYKVFNKFYDNADLDKLNNYESRPIKSENEEGEVEDRKFRWATDYYLIGNDAEMALKYLPSHLFVEKSLLKGVISNIPPDKCLGRVPKNILTIYVHSTQSLLFNLAATERLERFGYKVAVGDLVATGEQELSSSSESEDDEVNLGLNKRTQVVKVENEEEARRYTIDQVVLPLPGDNVKYPENMEDFYRKISMENFNIPLEDFSSFKDIEGKKHRSLVSVRGSYRFLIVKPRDVSYEVIEKLEDPFQVLIKPEIEGYKQCLEKYETQKNLGNIYRLGDLIKNRSALLLRCSLPKSSYITVALREIITDQSIESNQI